A part of Desulfotomaculum nigrificans DSM 574 genomic DNA contains:
- the trkA gene encoding Trk system potassium transporter TrkA, which yields MKITIIGAGKVGLETARRLYEEGHDILVVDKDESKLAKVEEQLDVMILRGNGATAQVLKDPQVVDSDLLLAVTNSDEVNIIAGITAKRLGIGKSIVRVRDPHYAQDSSFSREDLGLDLIINPEFAAAREIVRMLTMALPVHTEPFGDGKVQMADIPVDEGMSLFANKKIKDLNMPPSCLIVAISRRGDMIVPGGMDTILPGDTLYILGLPSSIDILAAKVKKGKHRKMQSVMILGGGRLAFYLADKLCSLGVSVKIIEQNYARCQELAERLPDALILNGDGTDVELLKREGIKETDGFVAVTGLDEENLLISLLAKQMGAKMVIAKVSRASYAPIVETLGVDAAVSPRLITASEIVRFIQGGRLLSLFLLLNGKAEVAELIIPPSSRIIGKPLAKCGLPKNVIIGAILRNGQAIIPQGTEKIYAEDRLVVFAMGYKLSTIEKLFDVGGK from the coding sequence ATGAAAATTACAATAATCGGTGCCGGTAAAGTGGGCTTGGAGACTGCCCGCCGTCTTTACGAGGAAGGCCACGATATTCTGGTGGTGGATAAAGACGAGAGCAAGTTGGCTAAGGTGGAGGAACAACTGGATGTGATGATCCTGCGGGGTAATGGGGCCACTGCCCAGGTATTAAAGGATCCCCAGGTGGTGGACAGCGATTTGTTGCTGGCCGTGACTAACAGTGATGAGGTAAATATCATTGCCGGCATCACTGCGAAAAGGTTGGGTATTGGTAAATCTATAGTACGAGTTAGGGATCCTCACTATGCCCAGGACTCATCCTTCTCCCGGGAGGACCTTGGTTTGGATTTAATCATTAATCCGGAATTTGCCGCGGCCCGGGAAATCGTTCGTATGCTCACTATGGCCCTGCCGGTGCACACCGAACCCTTTGGCGATGGCAAGGTGCAGATGGCCGATATTCCGGTGGATGAAGGTATGTCTCTGTTCGCTAATAAAAAAATTAAAGATTTAAATATGCCCCCTTCTTGCCTTATTGTGGCCATTTCCCGCCGGGGTGACATGATTGTACCCGGTGGTATGGATACAATTTTACCAGGTGATACCCTTTATATTTTGGGGCTGCCCAGCAGTATTGATATCCTGGCCGCAAAGGTTAAAAAGGGTAAGCACAGAAAAATGCAAAGCGTTATGATCTTAGGTGGCGGGCGCCTGGCTTTCTACCTGGCGGACAAGCTTTGTTCTCTTGGTGTTTCGGTAAAGATTATCGAACAAAACTATGCCCGTTGCCAGGAATTAGCCGAACGTTTACCCGATGCATTAATCCTAAACGGTGACGGTACCGATGTGGAGTTGCTTAAGCGGGAAGGCATTAAGGAAACCGATGGTTTTGTAGCAGTTACCGGACTGGATGAAGAAAACCTGCTCATTTCCCTGTTGGCCAAACAAATGGGGGCTAAAATGGTGATAGCCAAGGTTAGCCGAGCTAGTTACGCACCCATCGTGGAGACTCTGGGTGTGGATGCGGCGGTTAGCCCCAGACTGATTACGGCCAGTGAAATTGTGCGTTTTATTCAGGGTGGTCGGCTATTGTCCTTGTTCCTATTGCTCAATGGTAAAGCAGAGGTGGCCGAACTAATTATACCCCCCAGCAGTCGTATCATTGGCAAGCCCCTGGCTAAATGCGGGTTACCTAAAAATGTTATTATTGGCGCTATTTTAAGGAATGGACAGGCTATCATTCCCCAAGGAACGGAGAAGATTTATGCGGAGGACAGATTAGTGGTCTTTGCCATGGGTTACAAATTAAGTACCATAGAAAAGCTGTTTGATGTGGGAGGAAAATAG
- a CDS encoding TrkH family potassium uptake protein: MHINLVLKTLGLVLLFEAAAMVPSLFVGLFFHESNPQPFLISITAAGLVGLGLYLVPIKNKNVGYREGFAIATFGWLLLAIFGAIPFVLSGALPSYVDALFETMSGFTTTGSSVLTNIEILPKSVLFWRSMTHWLGGMGIIVLTLALIPSLNIGGMQMFKAEVPGPTKSKVLPRVAQTSRQLYKVYVIITVTQIILLKLAGLSWFDAAIHSFGTVATGGFSNYNASVGHFQSVSVEIIIIFFMIISGMNFSLHYYAMRGNLAPLWKDRESKLYLGVIVVSIALIIIDLMNNMDYAATKALREASFQVTSIITTTGFATADFEKWPPLSKFILLILMFFGGCAGSTGGGLKAGRILILFKSVSCQLTRLIHPQAVLRVRIGRDVVNHEVVESVYNFFTLYILIFAAGALILTGLGLDLISAASASITALGNVGPGLNLVGPMSNFSGVPDLGKLTLTLLMLIGRLEIYTVLVVFSVRFWR; encoded by the coding sequence TTGCATATAAATTTAGTCCTTAAAACACTGGGACTGGTGTTGCTGTTTGAGGCAGCAGCCATGGTCCCGTCTCTTTTTGTTGGTCTCTTTTTCCATGAAAGTAATCCGCAACCTTTTTTGATAAGTATTACGGCTGCCGGATTGGTGGGCCTGGGCTTGTATTTGGTGCCCATCAAGAATAAAAATGTAGGCTACCGGGAGGGTTTTGCCATTGCCACCTTTGGCTGGCTACTATTGGCAATCTTTGGCGCTATACCTTTTGTGTTGTCCGGAGCCCTGCCCAGTTATGTAGATGCCCTTTTTGAAACCATGTCCGGTTTCACCACCACCGGTTCCTCGGTGTTAACCAATATAGAAATATTACCCAAAAGCGTTTTGTTCTGGCGCAGTATGACCCACTGGTTAGGCGGTATGGGTATCATCGTACTTACTTTAGCCTTAATACCTTCTTTAAATATTGGCGGCATGCAAATGTTTAAGGCCGAAGTACCCGGCCCCACCAAAAGCAAAGTACTGCCCCGGGTGGCGCAAACTTCCCGTCAGTTATATAAAGTATATGTAATTATTACGGTAACCCAAATCATTTTACTCAAACTGGCAGGTTTATCCTGGTTTGATGCCGCTATACATTCCTTTGGCACGGTGGCCACCGGCGGTTTTTCTAATTATAATGCCAGTGTCGGCCATTTCCAGAGCGTCTCGGTGGAAATTATCATTATCTTTTTTATGATTATCTCCGGTATGAACTTTAGCCTGCATTATTATGCTATGCGGGGTAACTTGGCACCCCTATGGAAGGATCGGGAAAGCAAACTTTACTTAGGTGTTATTGTGGTCAGTATAGCTCTCATCATTATTGATTTGATGAACAATATGGATTATGCTGCCACCAAGGCCCTGCGGGAGGCCTCTTTTCAGGTGACCTCAATCATTACTACCACCGGTTTTGCCACCGCTGATTTTGAAAAATGGCCGCCCCTGAGTAAATTCATACTCCTAATACTCATGTTCTTCGGGGGGTGTGCTGGTTCCACCGGAGGGGGCTTAAAAGCCGGTCGCATTTTAATTCTATTTAAATCAGTTTCCTGTCAGCTCACCCGCTTAATTCACCCCCAGGCAGTTCTCCGGGTTAGAATTGGCCGGGATGTGGTGAATCATGAAGTGGTTGAATCTGTTTACAATTTCTTTACGTTATATATCTTAATTTTTGCAGCCGGTGCTTTAATCCTGACCGGGCTTGGTTTAGATCTGATTTCGGCAGCTTCTGCTTCAATTACTGCCCTGGGCAATGTGGGGCCGGGCCTGAATCTGGTGGGACCCATGTCCAATTTCTCGGGCGTTCCCGACCTGGGCAAACTAACCTTAACCCTGTTGATGTTAATCGGCAGACTGGAAATATATACAGTGCTGGTGGTCTTTAGTGTGAGATTCTGGCGTTAG
- the ilvN gene encoding acetolactate synthase small subunit, with translation MRHSLAVLVLNKPGVLARISGLLSRRMFNIESIAAGYTEDPNITRITLVVQGDDHILYQVVKQLSKLVDVIKIHELAVSDSISRELALIKVRANDASRRADIVNIVDIFRANVVDVNTETMVIELTGTEEKIDALCSVLREHGIVEIVRTGKICLDRGPGAAKDGPDISLT, from the coding sequence ATGCGACATAGTTTGGCCGTTCTGGTATTAAATAAACCAGGTGTACTGGCCCGTATTTCGGGGTTGCTCAGCCGTCGTATGTTTAACATTGAGAGCATCGCGGCCGGTTATACCGAAGATCCCAACATCACCAGAATTACCCTGGTAGTACAAGGTGATGACCATATCCTTTATCAAGTGGTTAAACAGCTAAGCAAACTGGTAGATGTCATAAAAATTCACGAATTGGCTGTTTCAGATTCCATTAGCCGGGAACTGGCCTTAATCAAGGTCAGGGCCAATGATGCCAGCCGCCGGGCGGATATCGTAAATATTGTTGATATCTTCAGGGCCAATGTGGTGGATGTGAACACCGAGACCATGGTCATTGAGTTAACCGGTACTGAGGAAAAAATTGATGCCCTGTGCAGTGTACTGCGGGAACATGGAATTGTGGAAATAGTGCGTACCGGTAAGATTTGTCTTGATCGCGGGCCGGGGGCGGCTAAAGATGGGCCTGACATTAGTCTGACATAA
- a CDS encoding gamma-glutamyl-gamma-aminobutyrate hydrolase family protein — translation MAPIIGITSSYDQEAGRIFLPRYYIDAVAAAGGVPMVLSGVLSATMVDQILDSIDGLLLSGGVDVDPLLFGEEPEPGMGEICPERDQFELSLSRRALTMDMPLFGICRGIQVLNIAAGGTVLQDISTAVQNPLKHHQRAPRWYGTHTIKTLPGSKLAAILGGQMAVNSFHHQAVGRVAEGFKVTAWSADGVVEGIESIEHKFVLGLQCHPECMWEHDQRIFGLFKAFIAAAKISN, via the coding sequence ATGGCTCCTATTATTGGTATAACCAGTTCCTATGATCAGGAAGCTGGACGGATATTTCTTCCCCGTTATTACATTGATGCGGTGGCGGCCGCCGGTGGGGTGCCGATGGTGTTATCCGGCGTGCTTTCAGCAACTATGGTTGACCAAATTTTGGATTCCATAGACGGCCTGTTGCTATCCGGGGGAGTAGATGTGGATCCCTTGTTATTTGGAGAGGAACCGGAGCCCGGCATGGGGGAGATTTGCCCTGAGCGGGATCAATTTGAACTAAGTTTAAGCCGCCGGGCCTTGACTATGGATATGCCCTTGTTTGGTATCTGCCGTGGTATTCAAGTGTTAAATATTGCTGCCGGGGGGACTGTATTGCAGGATATAAGTACTGCTGTTCAAAATCCTTTAAAGCACCACCAGCGTGCTCCTCGCTGGTACGGTACCCACACTATTAAAACCCTGCCCGGCAGTAAATTAGCTGCTATTTTAGGTGGTCAGATGGCGGTAAACAGCTTCCACCACCAGGCAGTGGGCCGGGTGGCAGAAGGGTTTAAAGTGACTGCCTGGTCTGCCGATGGTGTGGTGGAGGGAATTGAAAGCATTGAGCATAAATTTGTGTTGGGATTACAATGTCATCCGGAATGTATGTGGGAACATGACCAGCGTATTTTTGGCTTATTCAAAGCATTTATAGCCGCAGCCAAGATAAGTAACTAG
- a CDS encoding spore coat associated protein CotJA: MFREDKQQEQAKAQATPGYMPMPGQPGMPPHQGQPGMTTPSYPSMPGTQPGYYPGMYTGMELARAYIPIQRFGPLYDYAKALETGTLFPELYRPYPY, from the coding sequence TTGTTTAGAGAAGATAAGCAACAGGAACAAGCCAAGGCTCAGGCCACCCCGGGGTATATGCCTATGCCTGGCCAGCCTGGTATGCCACCCCATCAGGGTCAACCAGGCATGACTACTCCCTCCTACCCATCCATGCCCGGAACCCAGCCGGGGTATTATCCCGGAATGTACACGGGTATGGAATTAGCCCGGGCCTACATCCCCATCCAGCGCTTCGGCCCATTGTATGACTATGCCAAAGCCCTGGAAACCGGTACCCTTTTCCCTGAACTATACCGGCCCTATCCTTATTAA
- a CDS encoding rhomboid family intramembrane serine protease — translation MIPLKDNIPSRRFPIVTVTIILLNALVFFYEQSLGPYVDQLIMTFGVTPAHIFEYSLTGQLILLTTAMFLHGGWMHFLGNMLYLWIFGDNVEDRLGRLRFLLFYLITGYIATIAHVFHDPTSTSPLIGASGAIAGVLGGYFILYPHARVLTLVPIFIFISIIHIPALVFLGLWFLLQVYYQTMSLEGGQTVAFLAHIAGFAAGAILVKVFQKYRY, via the coding sequence ATTATACCTTTAAAGGACAATATACCATCAAGAAGATTTCCTATCGTTACGGTAACCATCATTTTACTAAACGCCCTGGTCTTTTTTTATGAACAATCTCTGGGACCATATGTTGATCAATTGATTATGACCTTTGGTGTAACGCCGGCCCATATATTTGAATACAGTTTGACCGGGCAGCTGATTTTGCTTACCACAGCCATGTTTTTACACGGGGGCTGGATGCATTTTTTGGGTAATATGCTTTACTTATGGATTTTTGGGGATAATGTGGAAGACCGGTTGGGCAGGCTCAGGTTTCTTTTATTTTATTTAATCACCGGCTATATTGCTACCATAGCCCATGTCTTCCATGATCCTACCTCCACCTCACCCCTGATAGGAGCCAGTGGAGCAATTGCCGGGGTATTAGGCGGGTATTTTATTCTTTATCCCCATGCCAGAGTATTAACCCTGGTGCCGATATTTATTTTCATTTCCATTATCCATATTCCGGCCCTGGTGTTCCTGGGTTTATGGTTTTTACTTCAGGTCTATTACCAAACCATGAGTTTAGAAGGAGGGCAAACTGTAGCCTTTCTGGCTCATATAGCCGGATTTGCCGCCGGGGCTATTCTAGTTAAGGTTTTTCAAAAATATCGTTATTAA
- a CDS encoding manganese catalase family protein — MWIYEKKLEIPVRVTAPDPRMAKYVITQYGGPEGELSASLRYLNMRYSMPTSRAKGVLTDIGTEELAHMEIVATLVYKLLEGASLEAIKAADLGGHYATHDRSLYWTDPNGVPWVAAYVSATGDPVADLHENLAAEQKARAVYENLLHLTDDPCVKDVLRFLREREVVHYQRFGETLMHVEEYCRQKKFY; from the coding sequence ATGTGGATTTACGAAAAGAAATTAGAGATTCCCGTAAGAGTTACTGCCCCTGACCCCCGCATGGCCAAATATGTTATTACCCAGTACGGCGGGCCGGAGGGAGAATTATCCGCTTCCCTGCGATATCTGAACATGCGTTATAGCATGCCCACCTCGCGGGCTAAGGGTGTGCTTACGGATATTGGTACCGAGGAATTGGCTCATATGGAAATAGTGGCCACCCTGGTTTACAAACTCCTGGAAGGTGCCTCTCTGGAAGCCATTAAGGCAGCTGACCTGGGCGGTCACTACGCCACCCACGACAGATCCCTGTACTGGACCGATCCCAACGGTGTACCCTGGGTAGCAGCCTATGTATCCGCCACCGGCGACCCGGTGGCCGACCTGCATGAAAACTTGGCTGCCGAACAAAAGGCCCGGGCCGTATATGAAAACCTGCTTCATTTAACTGATGACCCTTGTGTCAAAGATGTGTTGCGTTTCTTACGGGAACGGGAAGTTGTGCACTACCAACGCTTTGGTGAAACTCTGATGCACGTGGAAGAATATTGCCGGCAGAAGAAATTTTATTAA
- a CDS encoding CopG family ribbon-helix-helix protein, translated as MSQAQVKRIMISLPDSLLAEVDDIVEAERVNRSEFIREAMKLYIAERKRRLLREQMKKGYLEMAKLNLALAIEYQRIENEATGYELAKAEG; from the coding sequence GTGTCTCAGGCACAGGTTAAAAGAATTATGATTAGCCTACCCGACAGTCTGCTGGCGGAAGTGGACGACATAGTGGAGGCAGAAAGAGTAAACCGCAGCGAATTTATCAGGGAAGCAATGAAGTTATACATTGCTGAACGAAAGCGCCGCTTGTTGCGGGAACAAATGAAAAAAGGCTATTTGGAGATGGCAAAATTGAATCTGGCTCTGGCCATTGAATATCAACGTATTGAAAATGAAGCCACTGGTTATGAGCTGGCCAAAGCGGAGGGATAA
- a CDS encoding type II toxin-antitoxin system PemK/MazF family toxin, giving the protein MQVRRGDVFFADLSPVVGSEQGGIRPVLVLQNDIGNQYSPTTIIAAITSQIAKAKLPTHVEIQAKTSGLEKDSVILLEQLRTIDKSRLFEKVSSLNDELMERVNRAVEISLGLIEI; this is encoded by the coding sequence ATGCAAGTCCGGCGCGGAGATGTATTTTTTGCTGACCTAAGTCCAGTGGTTGGCTCAGAGCAGGGGGGCATCAGGCCGGTATTAGTGTTGCAAAATGATATAGGCAACCAATATAGTCCCACTACTATTATTGCCGCTATAACCTCCCAAATCGCCAAGGCTAAACTTCCCACCCATGTGGAAATTCAAGCTAAAACCAGCGGCTTGGAAAAGGACTCGGTGATTCTTTTGGAGCAACTGAGGACCATTGATAAAAGCCGGTTGTTTGAAAAGGTATCATCATTAAACGACGAGCTTATGGAGCGGGTCAATAGAGCAGTGGAAATCAGTCTTGGCTTAATTGAGATATAG
- a CDS encoding response regulator — protein MKDALDVLMVDDQVGVRYLLEILVKESGHRAHTAQNGVEAVEKVRSIKPDLVFMDVRMPIMNGLEALGKIKMIAPRTQVVMMTAYSAEDTATIALQKGALKCMSKPFDVEEIKEILENFAWNCQLYEQACLENYA, from the coding sequence ATGAAGGATGCCCTTGATGTATTGATGGTAGATGACCAGGTGGGGGTACGTTATCTACTGGAGATACTGGTTAAAGAATCAGGTCACAGAGCCCATACAGCTCAAAACGGGGTTGAAGCAGTGGAAAAGGTTCGGTCCATCAAACCTGATTTAGTGTTTATGGATGTGCGTATGCCCATTATGAATGGTTTAGAGGCGTTGGGAAAAATTAAAATGATTGCCCCACGCACACAGGTTGTCATGATGACAGCCTACAGTGCCGAGGATACCGCAACCATTGCCCTACAAAAGGGAGCCCTGAAGTGTATGAGTAAACCCTTTGACGTGGAAGAAATTAAAGAGATATTGGAGAATTTTGCCTGGAATTGCCAACTCTATGAACAGGCCTGCCTGGAGAACTATGCCTGA
- a CDS encoding glucose-6-phosphate isomerase, with the protein MEQMQIKLDFNNMMAEFLGEKEGFTRQDIEAILPQINQAHQNMTEKRDTGMEWRNLPFNQQQVVEQILNTAADIRSRCDTFVVLGIGGSALGPLAVQTALNHWHYNELPPEKRGGPRFYVVDNVDPERVAALFDVIDLSRTVFNVISKSGSTSETMAQFMIIHKMLQDRLGDRYVHHIIATTDREKGNLIKIARQEGFTTFIIPGGVGGRYSELSPVGLLPAAVCGIDIKELLAGAAYMDKICRQGDVFSNPAYMFAVLQYLAMGRGKNISVMMPYADSLKYFADWYAQLWAESLGKRFDLNQREVFVGQTPVKALGTTDQHSQVQLYTEGPFDKVVTFLKVERYRQELAIPKIFADIPSIGFLGGHAMGELISAEQLATEYALLKAHRLNHTIILPEVNPFTVGQLIQLLEVATAFTGELLNINAFDQPGVEEGKNATYALLGRPGYEEKRQELADRPAKKPEYII; encoded by the coding sequence TTGGAGCAAATGCAAATAAAATTGGATTTTAATAATATGATGGCTGAATTCCTGGGGGAAAAAGAGGGGTTTACCAGGCAAGATATTGAGGCCATACTACCTCAAATTAATCAAGCCCACCAGAATATGACGGAAAAAAGGGACACCGGGATGGAGTGGCGCAACCTGCCCTTTAATCAACAACAGGTGGTTGAACAAATTTTAAATACTGCCGCAGACATACGTAGCCGCTGTGACACATTTGTGGTGCTGGGCATTGGTGGATCCGCCCTGGGTCCCCTGGCGGTGCAGACAGCTTTAAACCACTGGCACTATAATGAACTGCCCCCGGAGAAGCGGGGCGGGCCCAGGTTTTATGTGGTTGATAATGTGGACCCGGAGCGGGTGGCGGCTCTATTTGATGTAATAGATTTGTCCAGGACGGTTTTTAACGTAATCAGTAAGTCCGGCAGCACCTCCGAGACTATGGCCCAGTTTATGATCATACATAAAATGCTGCAGGATCGGCTGGGGGACCGGTATGTCCACCATATCATTGCCACCACTGACCGGGAAAAAGGTAACCTGATTAAAATTGCCCGGCAGGAGGGTTTCACTACCTTTATCATCCCCGGCGGGGTCGGGGGCAGGTATTCGGAACTCTCTCCGGTGGGGTTGCTGCCGGCTGCTGTGTGCGGCATTGATATTAAAGAGCTTTTGGCCGGGGCCGCCTATATGGATAAGATCTGCCGGCAAGGAGATGTGTTTAGCAACCCTGCTTACATGTTTGCCGTATTACAGTACCTGGCCATGGGACGGGGCAAAAATATTTCCGTGATGATGCCCTATGCCGATTCACTAAAATACTTTGCCGATTGGTATGCTCAGCTATGGGCAGAAAGCCTGGGCAAGCGGTTTGATCTGAACCAACGGGAAGTATTTGTGGGCCAGACGCCGGTAAAAGCCCTGGGTACCACTGATCAGCACTCCCAGGTGCAGTTATACACCGAAGGCCCCTTTGATAAAGTGGTTACCTTCTTAAAAGTGGAGCGTTATCGCCAGGAACTGGCTATTCCCAAGATATTTGCCGACATCCCCTCCATTGGATTCCTGGGTGGTCACGCCATGGGAGAGCTGATCAGTGCCGAGCAGTTGGCCACCGAGTATGCTCTGCTAAAGGCCCACCGGTTAAATCACACTATTATTTTACCGGAAGTCAATCCTTTTACCGTAGGGCAACTGATCCAACTGCTGGAAGTGGCCACCGCTTTTACCGGAGAGTTGCTTAACATCAATGCCTTCGACCAACCAGGGGTAGAAGAAGGTAAAAATGCCACCTATGCTTTATTAGGCAGGCCGGGCTATGAAGAGAAAAGGCAAGAGTTAGCAGATAGGCCCGCTAAAAAACCGGAGTATATTATTTAA
- a CDS encoding spore coat protein CotJB, with protein MDTRQQAQMLLQIQQLEFTAVELNLFLDTHPDDQQALALYNQVHQQLMQCVQNYEQYYGPLLSYGFSPARQNTWVWAETPWPWEIKY; from the coding sequence GTGGATACCCGTCAACAAGCCCAAATGTTGCTGCAAATTCAACAGTTGGAATTTACGGCGGTGGAGCTAAACCTGTTTTTAGATACTCATCCGGATGACCAACAGGCCCTGGCCCTGTATAACCAGGTTCATCAACAATTAATGCAGTGTGTACAAAACTATGAGCAGTATTACGGCCCGCTACTTAGCTATGGTTTCTCCCCGGCCAGACAAAATACCTGGGTATGGGCAGAGACTCCCTGGCCCTGGGAAATCAAATACTAA
- a CDS encoding amidohydrolase, translating to MLAIINGTILTMAGAPIPRGTVLADNGKILQVGQDIKVPVQAEIIDATGKIVMPGLIDAHTHVGIMEEIYRIEGDDTNETTDPVTPHLRAIDAVNPQDLGFQDALAGGVTTVVTGPGSANIVGGQMVAMKTHGTVVDEMIIRFPAGLKCALGENPKRVYGSKKMPATRMASAALLRETLAAAQIYLAKQEQAGTEGAKAPDRDLKLEAVGRVLKGEIPLRVHAHRADDIMTAVRIAREFNVDLVIEHCTEGHLIAPWLAKAGVKAVVGPIISNRAKVELMNRSLETAMALFRHGVPFALMTDHPVVPVNYLSLSAALAVKGGLPEEEALKALTINAAKLLGLATRIGSLEPGKDADIIVLDRTLLDPRHRVEKVIVGGCQVIN from the coding sequence TTGCTAGCCATAATAAACGGAACTATTTTAACCATGGCCGGTGCCCCTATCCCCAGAGGCACCGTGTTAGCAGATAATGGAAAAATTTTACAAGTGGGGCAGGATATTAAGGTACCGGTGCAAGCTGAAATTATTGATGCCACCGGTAAAATTGTTATGCCCGGGTTAATTGATGCCCATACCCATGTAGGCATTATGGAAGAGATTTACCGGATTGAGGGGGACGACACCAATGAAACCACTGACCCGGTGACACCTCATCTGCGGGCCATTGACGCGGTAAACCCTCAGGACCTGGGTTTCCAAGATGCCCTGGCCGGGGGCGTTACCACGGTGGTGACTGGACCCGGCAGCGCCAATATTGTAGGTGGCCAAATGGTGGCCATGAAAACCCATGGCACTGTGGTGGATGAGATGATTATTCGTTTTCCGGCTGGCTTGAAATGTGCGCTGGGGGAGAACCCCAAGCGAGTTTATGGCAGTAAAAAAATGCCCGCCACCCGTATGGCCTCGGCGGCATTGCTGCGGGAAACACTGGCAGCTGCCCAGATTTATCTGGCTAAACAGGAACAGGCCGGGACGGAAGGTGCTAAGGCCCCGGACCGAGATTTAAAACTGGAGGCGGTTGGCAGGGTATTGAAAGGGGAAATCCCATTACGGGTGCATGCTCACCGGGCTGATGACATCATGACGGCGGTACGTATTGCCCGTGAATTTAATGTTGATCTGGTGATTGAACACTGTACCGAGGGGCATCTAATCGCGCCCTGGCTGGCTAAAGCCGGTGTGAAGGCCGTGGTGGGACCAATTATCAGCAACCGGGCCAAAGTAGAATTAATGAATAGAAGCCTGGAGACAGCCATGGCCTTATTCCGGCACGGGGTACCCTTTGCCCTGATGACAGATCACCCGGTGGTACCAGTTAATTATCTAAGTTTGTCGGCTGCTCTGGCGGTTAAAGGCGGCCTGCCGGAGGAGGAGGCATTAAAGGCCCTTACCATTAACGCTGCTAAATTATTGGGTTTGGCGACCCGGATTGGTTCTCTTGAGCCGGGCAAAGATGCAGACATTATTGTGCTGGACCGAACCCTTCTTGATCCCCGGCATCGAGTGGAGAAGGTAATTGTAGGAGGGTGTCAAGTCATTAACTGA
- a CDS encoding N-acetyltransferase: protein MLIRKAKISDVEDIHSLINHYAAEGQMLARARTTLYEGIREFSVVEIDGKLVAAGSLHVLWSDLAEIRALAVAPEYIRQGLGKRLVQAFLDEARELELPQVFALTYKPEFFMKCGFRLIKKEDLPQKVWKECVNCPQFPNCEESAMIIDL from the coding sequence ATGCTGATCAGAAAAGCTAAAATTTCCGATGTTGAGGATATACACAGTCTGATTAACCATTACGCCGCCGAGGGTCAAATGCTGGCCCGGGCCAGGACCACTCTTTATGAAGGTATTCGGGAATTCTCGGTGGTGGAAATAGACGGCAAATTGGTGGCGGCGGGTTCTTTACATGTACTGTGGAGTGATTTGGCAGAAATTAGGGCCTTAGCCGTGGCCCCTGAATATATAAGACAGGGTTTGGGGAAAAGGCTGGTACAAGCGTTTTTAGATGAGGCTCGGGAGTTAGAATTGCCTCAGGTGTTTGCCTTAACCTATAAACCCGAATTTTTTATGAAGTGCGGATTTCGCTTAATTAAAAAAGAGGATTTACCGCAAAAGGTTTGGAAGGAGTGCGTGAATTGCCCGCAGTTTCCTAACTGCGAGGAAAGTGCCATGATTATTGATCTCTAA